One genomic window of Nicotiana sylvestris chromosome 10, ASM39365v2, whole genome shotgun sequence includes the following:
- the LOC104233767 gene encoding PH, RCC1 and FYVE domains-containing protein 1-like isoform X1 has protein sequence MNSDVNRGSGTVERDIEQAITALKKGACLLKYGRRGKPKFCPFRLANDESALIWFSGKEEKHLKLSHVSRIISGQRTPIFQRHPRPEKEYQSFSLIYNDRSLDLICKDKDEAEVWFSGLKALISRGHQRKWRTESRSDGIPSGATSPRTYTRRSSPLHSPFGSGDSSQKDGGDQLRLHSPYGSPPKNGVNKAFSDVIQYSLPPKGLFTSDAASASIHSLSSGGSDSIHGQMKAMGMDNFRVSLSSAVSSSSQGSGHDDGDALGDVFIWGEGTADGVLGGGPHRIGSCNGVKVDSLLPKALESAVVLDVQNLACSGKHAALVTKQGEIFSWGEESGGRLGHGVDSDVLHPKLIDSLGHTNIELVACGENHTCAVTLSGELYTWGAGDFGLLGHGNEVSHWVPKRVNGPLEGIHVSYISCGPWHTAVVTSAGQLFTFGDGTFGVLGHGDRKSISKPREVESLKGLRTVQAACGVWHTAAVVEVMVGNSSSSNCSSGKLFTWGDGDKGRLGHGDKESKLVPTCVAALVEPNFCQVSCGHSLTVALTTSGHVYTMGSPVYGQLGHPQADGKLPCRVEGKLSKSFVEEIACGAYHVAVLTSRTEVYTWGKGANGRLGHGNTDDRNSPTLVEALKDKQVKSIACGTNFTAAICLHKWASGVDQSMCSGCRLPFNFKRKRHNCYNCGLVFCHSCSSKKSLRASMAPNPNKLYRVCDNCCNKLKKAIETDASSETSMSRRGSLNQGLTDGIDKDTKLDTRSRPHLARFSSMESFKQVESRSSKQKKKFEFNSSRVSPIPSSTSQLRALNNSKSSNPVFASSKKFFSVSVPGSRIVSRATSPTSGRPSPPRSTTPTPTLGGLTSPRIVVDDAKRTNESLGQEVVKLRSQVETLTRKAQFQEVELERTSKQLKEAIAIAGEETAKCKAAKEVIKSLTAQLKEMAERLPVGPARNIKSPKSVSSESNITSSDMPNGCIDQVHSQLTFQKLESSVSNSHLLSNGSSNASNRSAVHNRQGNSEATTKNGGRTKECDSRNENEWVEQDEPGVYITLTSLPGGVKDLKRVRFSRKRFSEKQAEQWWAENRARVYELYNVRVVDKASIGTASVDLAH, from the exons ATGAATTCAGATGTCAACAGAGGTAGTGGAACAGTTGAAAGGGATATTgaacag GCGATAACCGCTCTAAAGAAGGGGGCATGTTTGCTGAAGTATGGAAGAAGGGGAAAGCCAAAGTTTTGTCCCTTTCGTCTGGCAAAT GATGAATCTGCTCTGATATGGTTTTCTGGTAAAGAGGAGAAACACCTTAAGCTAAGTCACGTGTCAAGAATAATATCTGGACAGCGCACT CCAATATTTCAAAGGCACCCACGACCTGAGAAGGAGTACCAATCTTTTTCACTCATATACAATGATAGATCACTGGATTTG ATATGCAAAGATAAAGACGAAGCAGAGGTATGGTTTAGTGGCTTGAAGGCTTTAATCTCACGTGGACACCAGCGAAAGTGGAGAACAGAATCAAGGAGCGATGGAATTCCTTCTGGTGCTACTAGTCCCAGAACATATACGCGGAGAAGCTCTCCTCTTCATTCTCCTTTTGGTAGTGGTGATAGTTCACAGAAG GATGGTGGTGATCAGCTTCGCCTTCATAGTCCATATGGAAGCCCACCTAAAAATGGTGTAAATAAGGCATTCTCTGACGTAATTCAATATAGTTTACCTCCCAAGGGCCTTTTCACTTCAGATGCTGCTAGTGCTTCTATTCATTCCTTATCTTCTGGAGGTTCAGATAGCATACATGGTCAGATGAAGGCAATGGGTATGGATAACTTTAGAGTAAGCCTTTCAAGTGCTGTTAGCTCATCAAGTCAAGGTTCTGGTCATGATGATGGTGATGCATTGGGAGATGTTTTTATCTGGGGGGAAGGGACTGCAGATGGTGTACTAGGTGGTGGACCTCATAGGATTGGCAGTTGTAATGGTGTCAAAGTAGATTCTTTATTGCCCAAAGCTCTAGAGTCTGCAGTAGTACTGGATGTCCAAAATTTAGCTTGCAGTGGAAAACACGCAGCACTAGTGACAAAGCAGGGTGAGATTTTCTCCTGGGGTGAGGAATCAGGAGGCAGGCTTGGGCATGGTGTCGATTCTGATGTTTTGCATCCAAAGCTTATAGATTCCCTTGGCCATACAAACATTGAGCTTGTTGCTTGTGGCGAAAATCATACTTGTGCTGTAACACTCTCTGGTGAACTGTACACATGGGGTGCCGGTGATTTTGGTCTTCTTGGGCATGGGAATGAAGTTAGTCATTGGGTGCCCAAAAGAGTAAATGGACCCTTAGAGGGCATACATGTTTCTTATATCTCCTGTGGACCCTGGCATACCGCTGTGGTGACCTCTGCTGGCCAATTATTTACTTTCGGGGATGGAACttttggagttcttggtcacGGAGATAGAAAAAGTATTTCAAAACCCAGGGAAGTGGAATCTCTGAAGGGGCTTCGAACTGTTCAAGCAGCTTGTGGGGTTTGGCATACTGCTGCAGTTGTTGAAGTCATGGTGGGAAACTCTAGTTCAAGCAATTGTTCGTCGGGGAAACTTTTTACTTGGGGAGATGGTGATAAAGGTCGACTTGGGCACGGTGATAAGGAGTCAAAACTTGTTCCTACTTGTGTTGCAGCTCTTGTTGAACCCAACTTTTGCCAGGTTTCTTGTGGACACAGCTTGACAGTTGCTCTAACTACTTCAGGTCATGTATATACAATGGGAAGTCCTGTATATGGCCAACTAGGTCACCCTCAAGCTGATGGGAAGCTTCCTTGTCGGGTTGAAGGAAAACTTTCAAAGAGCTTTGTGGAGGAGATAGCATGTGGTGCTTACCATGTTGCTGTATTGACTTCCCGGACTGAAGTTTACACATGGGGAAAGGGAGCAAATGGAAGGTTGGGTCATGGTAATACAGATGACAGAAACTCTCCCACCTTAGTGGAAGCTTTAAAAGACAAGCAAGTCAAAAGTATTGCTTGTGGTACTAATTTTACTGCAGCTATTTGCCTTCATAAATGGGCGTCAGGGGTTGACCAATCAATGTGTTCTGGCTGCCGCCttccttttaattttaaaaggaAGCGCCACAACTGTTATAACTGTGGTCTTGTCTTTTGTCATTCATGCAGCAGCAAGAAATCACTGAGGGCATCAATGGCACCAAATCCCAATAAACTTTATCGTGTCTGTGATAACTGTTGTAATAAACTGAAAAAAGCTATTGAAACCGATGCTTCATCAGAGACTTCCATGAGCCGAAGAGGAAGCCTGAACCAAGGGTTAACTGATGGCATAGACAAAGATACTAAGTTGGATACAAGGTCTCGGCCTCATCTTGCTAGATTTTCTTCGATGGAGTCCTTCAAACAAGTTGAAAGCCGTTCTTCCAAACAGAAGAAAAAGTTTGAATTCAACAGCAGTCGTGTCTCGCCTATTCCCAGTAGTACCTCGCAATTGAGAGCTCTCAATAATTCTAAATCTTCTAATCCAGTTTTTGCGTCGTCCAAGAAGTTTTTCTCTGTTTCAGTTCCCGGATCAAGGATTGTTTCTCGAGCAACATCACCAACATCTGGACGGCCCAGTCCACCTCGTTCTACTACACCAACTCCAACACTGGGTGGACTTACATCTCCAAGGATTGTAGTGGATGATGCTAAAAGGACAAATGAAAGTCTTGGTCAGGAGGTTGTTAAACTAAGATCACAG GTGGAAACTCTTACACGCAAGGCTCAATTTCAAGAGGTAGAACTGGAAAGAACTAGTAAGCAGCTGAAGGAGGCAATAGCAATTGCAGGGGAGGAGACCGCCAAATGCAAAGCAGCAAAAGAAGTGATCAAATCACTTACTGCTCAG CTGAAGGAAATGGCTGAAAGGCTGCCAGTAGGTCCTGCCCGAAACATCAAATCTCCTAAATCTGTTTCCTCCGAGTCCAATATTACCTCTAGTGATATGCCAAATGGCTGTATCGACCAAGTTCACAGTCAACTAACTTTTCAAAAACTGGAGTCAAGTGTATCTAACAGCCATTTGCTTTCGAATGGATCAAGCAATGCCAGTAATCGCAGTGCTGTTCACAATAGACAAGGGAATTCAGAGGCAACAACAAAAAATGGGGGCAGAACTAAAGAATGTGATTCTCGTAACGAGAATGAATGGGTTGAGCAAGATGAGCCAGGTGTATATATTACTCTTACCTCCCTACCTGGAGGCGTCAAAGATCTTAAAAGGGTTCGCTTCAG TCGGAAGCGATTTAGTGAGAAACAGGCAGAACAATGGTGGGCAGAGAACCGTGCAAGAGTCTATGAGCTGTACAATGTACGCGTGGTCGACAAGGCAAGTATTGGCACTGCAAGTGTGGATTTAGCACATTGA
- the LOC104233767 gene encoding PH, RCC1 and FYVE domains-containing protein 1-like isoform X2 — translation MNSDVNRGSGTVERDIEQAITALKKGACLLKYGRRGKPKFCPFRLANDESALIWFSGKEEKHLKLSHVSRIISGQRTPIFQRHPRPEKEYQSFSLIYNDRSLDLICKDKDEAEVWFSGLKALISRGHQRKWRTESRSDGIPSGATSPRTYTRRSSPLHSPFGSGDSSQKDGGDQLRLHSPYGSPPKNGVNKAFSDVIQYSLPPKGLFTSDAASASIHSLSSGGSDSIHGQMKAMGMDNFRVSLSSAVSSSSQGSGHDDGDALGDVFIWGEGTADGVLGGGPHRIGSCNGVKVDSLLPKALESAVVLDVQNLACSGKHAALVTKQGEIFSWGEESGGRLGHGVDSDVLHPKLIDSLGHTNIELVACGENHTCAVTLSGELYTWGAGDFGLLGHGNEVSHWVPKRVNGPLEGIHVSYISCGPWHTAVVTSAGQLFTFGDGTFGVLGHGDRKSISKPREVESLKGLRTVQAACGVWHTAAVVEVMVGNSSSSNCSSGKLFTWGDGDKGRLGHGDKESKLVPTCVAALVEPNFCQVSCGHSLTVALTTSGHVYTMGSPVYGQLGHPQADGKLPCRVEGKLSKSFVEEIACGAYHVAVLTSRTEVYTWGKGANGRLGHGNTDDRNSPTLVEALKDKQVKSIACGTNFTAAICLHKWASGVDQSMCSGCRLPFNFKRKRHNCYNCGLVFCHSCSSKKSLRASMAPNPNKLYRVCDNCCNKLKKAIETDASSETSMSRRGSLNQGLTDGIDKDTKLDTRSRPHLARFSSMESFKQVESRSSKQKKKFEFNSSRVSPIPSSTSQLRALNNSKSSNPVFASSKKFFSVSVPGSRIVSRATSPTSGRPSPPRSTTPTPTLGGLTSPRIVVDDAKRTNESLGQEVVKLRSQGFLTKKKDLMTNSDKLHLILLCRVKNYPSA, via the exons ATGAATTCAGATGTCAACAGAGGTAGTGGAACAGTTGAAAGGGATATTgaacag GCGATAACCGCTCTAAAGAAGGGGGCATGTTTGCTGAAGTATGGAAGAAGGGGAAAGCCAAAGTTTTGTCCCTTTCGTCTGGCAAAT GATGAATCTGCTCTGATATGGTTTTCTGGTAAAGAGGAGAAACACCTTAAGCTAAGTCACGTGTCAAGAATAATATCTGGACAGCGCACT CCAATATTTCAAAGGCACCCACGACCTGAGAAGGAGTACCAATCTTTTTCACTCATATACAATGATAGATCACTGGATTTG ATATGCAAAGATAAAGACGAAGCAGAGGTATGGTTTAGTGGCTTGAAGGCTTTAATCTCACGTGGACACCAGCGAAAGTGGAGAACAGAATCAAGGAGCGATGGAATTCCTTCTGGTGCTACTAGTCCCAGAACATATACGCGGAGAAGCTCTCCTCTTCATTCTCCTTTTGGTAGTGGTGATAGTTCACAGAAG GATGGTGGTGATCAGCTTCGCCTTCATAGTCCATATGGAAGCCCACCTAAAAATGGTGTAAATAAGGCATTCTCTGACGTAATTCAATATAGTTTACCTCCCAAGGGCCTTTTCACTTCAGATGCTGCTAGTGCTTCTATTCATTCCTTATCTTCTGGAGGTTCAGATAGCATACATGGTCAGATGAAGGCAATGGGTATGGATAACTTTAGAGTAAGCCTTTCAAGTGCTGTTAGCTCATCAAGTCAAGGTTCTGGTCATGATGATGGTGATGCATTGGGAGATGTTTTTATCTGGGGGGAAGGGACTGCAGATGGTGTACTAGGTGGTGGACCTCATAGGATTGGCAGTTGTAATGGTGTCAAAGTAGATTCTTTATTGCCCAAAGCTCTAGAGTCTGCAGTAGTACTGGATGTCCAAAATTTAGCTTGCAGTGGAAAACACGCAGCACTAGTGACAAAGCAGGGTGAGATTTTCTCCTGGGGTGAGGAATCAGGAGGCAGGCTTGGGCATGGTGTCGATTCTGATGTTTTGCATCCAAAGCTTATAGATTCCCTTGGCCATACAAACATTGAGCTTGTTGCTTGTGGCGAAAATCATACTTGTGCTGTAACACTCTCTGGTGAACTGTACACATGGGGTGCCGGTGATTTTGGTCTTCTTGGGCATGGGAATGAAGTTAGTCATTGGGTGCCCAAAAGAGTAAATGGACCCTTAGAGGGCATACATGTTTCTTATATCTCCTGTGGACCCTGGCATACCGCTGTGGTGACCTCTGCTGGCCAATTATTTACTTTCGGGGATGGAACttttggagttcttggtcacGGAGATAGAAAAAGTATTTCAAAACCCAGGGAAGTGGAATCTCTGAAGGGGCTTCGAACTGTTCAAGCAGCTTGTGGGGTTTGGCATACTGCTGCAGTTGTTGAAGTCATGGTGGGAAACTCTAGTTCAAGCAATTGTTCGTCGGGGAAACTTTTTACTTGGGGAGATGGTGATAAAGGTCGACTTGGGCACGGTGATAAGGAGTCAAAACTTGTTCCTACTTGTGTTGCAGCTCTTGTTGAACCCAACTTTTGCCAGGTTTCTTGTGGACACAGCTTGACAGTTGCTCTAACTACTTCAGGTCATGTATATACAATGGGAAGTCCTGTATATGGCCAACTAGGTCACCCTCAAGCTGATGGGAAGCTTCCTTGTCGGGTTGAAGGAAAACTTTCAAAGAGCTTTGTGGAGGAGATAGCATGTGGTGCTTACCATGTTGCTGTATTGACTTCCCGGACTGAAGTTTACACATGGGGAAAGGGAGCAAATGGAAGGTTGGGTCATGGTAATACAGATGACAGAAACTCTCCCACCTTAGTGGAAGCTTTAAAAGACAAGCAAGTCAAAAGTATTGCTTGTGGTACTAATTTTACTGCAGCTATTTGCCTTCATAAATGGGCGTCAGGGGTTGACCAATCAATGTGTTCTGGCTGCCGCCttccttttaattttaaaaggaAGCGCCACAACTGTTATAACTGTGGTCTTGTCTTTTGTCATTCATGCAGCAGCAAGAAATCACTGAGGGCATCAATGGCACCAAATCCCAATAAACTTTATCGTGTCTGTGATAACTGTTGTAATAAACTGAAAAAAGCTATTGAAACCGATGCTTCATCAGAGACTTCCATGAGCCGAAGAGGAAGCCTGAACCAAGGGTTAACTGATGGCATAGACAAAGATACTAAGTTGGATACAAGGTCTCGGCCTCATCTTGCTAGATTTTCTTCGATGGAGTCCTTCAAACAAGTTGAAAGCCGTTCTTCCAAACAGAAGAAAAAGTTTGAATTCAACAGCAGTCGTGTCTCGCCTATTCCCAGTAGTACCTCGCAATTGAGAGCTCTCAATAATTCTAAATCTTCTAATCCAGTTTTTGCGTCGTCCAAGAAGTTTTTCTCTGTTTCAGTTCCCGGATCAAGGATTGTTTCTCGAGCAACATCACCAACATCTGGACGGCCCAGTCCACCTCGTTCTACTACACCAACTCCAACACTGGGTGGACTTACATCTCCAAGGATTGTAGTGGATGATGCTAAAAGGACAAATGAAAGTCTTGGTCAGGAGGTTGTTAAACTAAGATCACAG GgttttttaaccaaaaaaaaggACTTGATGACCAACAGTGACAAGTTGCACCTGATCTTATTGTGTAGGGTGAAAAATTATCCAAGTGCATAA